A genomic segment from Thermococcus sp. encodes:
- a CDS encoding type II toxin-antitoxin system VapC family toxin, translating into MLVVDTSAFIDSIIPVKGKEDRNRLARRAISAAEASGIPVLMPRLGVVETISLVKRLTGKEEAVDLTVEYLEAKVLQVSEDWIFEDAKTIARKIHPRAADSYFIATAKKFNAILISSDKDMVAHAKKMGIKAFYILDEKQLNEYLDEISGGAV; encoded by the coding sequence ATGCTCGTGGTTGACACATCGGCATTCATCGACTCAATCATTCCAGTTAAAGGTAAAGAAGATAGGAACAGACTGGCGAGAAGGGCAATCTCTGCCGCTGAGGCCAGTGGAATTCCCGTACTAATGCCTCGCCTAGGGGTAGTTGAAACCATAAGTTTAGTGAAGAGACTAACCGGCAAAGAGGAGGCGGTTGATTTAACAGTGGAATACCTTGAGGCAAAGGTTCTGCAAGTCTCTGAAGACTGGATCTTCGAGGATGCGAAGACGATAGCCCGGAAGATTCATCCAAGGGCTGCGGATTCCTACTTCATAGCCACTGCCAAAAAGTTCAACGCAATACTCATATCGTCCGATAAAGATATGGTGGCCCATGCTAAGAAGATGGGTATTAAAGCGTTTTATATTTTGGATGAAAAACAACTTAACGAATACCTTGATGAGATATCCGGAGGTGCCGTTTAG
- the iorA gene encoding indolepyruvate ferredoxin oxidoreductase subunit alpha: protein MAKVTDIVLWDKPGERVLLLGNQAIARGALEGNIAVFAAYPGTPSSELTDTMAMVAKKAGVYMEYSTNEKVAFETALAASWSGLRAMTAMKHVGLNVAMDSFMTATYMGVNGGLIVMVADDPSMWSSQNEQDTRAIAKNAGIPVLEPSSVQEAKDMVKYAFEVSEKYGQMVILRTTTRSSHMRGDVVLGELPEEIRKAKRKFGNFKKNPERYVDIPAFQRKKHPWLLETIEKFREEFNESPFNWIEGDENAKVGIIAPGLSYAYVKEALAWLGVENVKLLKLGTPYPVPYGLLEKFFEGLERVLIVEELEPVVEEQVKVWAYDKGLRIPIHGKDLVPRVYEMTTRRAVEAVAKFLGLETPIDFEEIDRKYEKVSKIVPPRPPSLCPACPHRNTFYAIRRAATPRAIFPSDIGCYTLGVLPPLKTVDTTIAMGGSIGMAHGLDVALNGVPGEEERKTGKEKKIIVATIGDSTFFHTGLPALANAIYNRSNVVIVVLDNLVTAMTGDQPNPGTGDTPHGPGKRILIEEVAKAMGADFVKVVDPYDIKATEKAIKEALAVDGVSVVVARQPCALYRIGQMRRAGEKWPIYHVIEDKCTGCKICINAYGCPAIYWDAEKKKAKIDPTMCWGCGGCAQVCPFGAFEPMEEGE, encoded by the coding sequence ATGGCAAAGGTTACGGATATAGTGTTATGGGACAAGCCAGGGGAGAGGGTGCTCCTTCTCGGGAATCAGGCCATAGCGCGCGGTGCTTTAGAGGGCAACATAGCGGTTTTCGCAGCGTATCCCGGAACACCGAGCTCAGAACTTACCGACACGATGGCAATGGTTGCCAAAAAGGCTGGTGTCTACATGGAGTACTCCACCAACGAGAAGGTGGCATTTGAGACTGCTTTGGCCGCTTCATGGAGTGGCCTTAGAGCAATGACGGCAATGAAGCACGTTGGCCTTAACGTCGCCATGGACAGCTTCATGACAGCAACATACATGGGAGTCAACGGCGGGCTGATAGTTATGGTGGCAGATGACCCGAGCATGTGGAGCAGTCAGAACGAGCAGGACACAAGGGCGATAGCCAAAAACGCGGGGATTCCTGTTTTGGAACCCTCGAGCGTTCAGGAAGCGAAGGACATGGTAAAGTACGCCTTCGAGGTGAGCGAGAAGTACGGGCAGATGGTAATCCTTAGAACAACAACCAGAAGTTCCCACATGCGTGGTGACGTTGTTCTTGGAGAACTGCCCGAGGAGATAAGAAAAGCCAAGAGAAAGTTCGGGAACTTCAAGAAGAACCCCGAGAGGTACGTTGACATACCAGCCTTCCAGAGGAAGAAGCACCCCTGGTTGCTTGAAACTATCGAGAAGTTCCGCGAGGAGTTCAACGAGAGCCCCTTCAACTGGATTGAAGGCGATGAGAACGCGAAGGTCGGTATAATCGCTCCGGGTCTCAGCTACGCCTACGTGAAAGAGGCCCTAGCATGGCTCGGTGTCGAGAACGTCAAGTTGCTCAAGCTCGGAACGCCGTATCCGGTTCCATACGGCCTGCTTGAAAAGTTCTTTGAGGGACTTGAAAGGGTCCTCATAGTTGAGGAGCTTGAACCGGTCGTTGAGGAGCAGGTAAAGGTCTGGGCCTACGACAAAGGCCTGAGGATTCCGATTCACGGGAAGGACCTTGTTCCCCGCGTTTACGAGATGACGACGAGGAGAGCTGTAGAGGCCGTAGCAAAGTTCCTCGGCCTGGAAACACCGATAGACTTCGAGGAGATAGACAGAAAGTACGAGAAGGTCTCAAAGATAGTCCCGCCGAGGCCCCCGAGCCTCTGTCCGGCCTGTCCGCACAGGAACACATTCTACGCGATTAGGCGCGCCGCAACTCCAAGGGCCATATTCCCGAGCGATATAGGCTGTTACACCCTCGGCGTTCTGCCACCGCTCAAGACCGTTGACACCACGATAGCGATGGGTGGCTCCATAGGTATGGCCCATGGCCTCGACGTCGCTTTGAACGGCGTTCCAGGTGAGGAAGAGAGGAAGACAGGGAAAGAAAAGAAGATAATCGTTGCCACCATAGGAGACTCGACCTTCTTCCACACAGGACTTCCGGCTTTGGCAAATGCCATCTACAACCGCTCCAATGTGGTCATAGTCGTCCTTGACAACCTCGTCACGGCAATGACTGGTGACCAGCCCAACCCTGGAACCGGAGACACTCCCCACGGGCCCGGTAAAAGGATACTCATAGAGGAAGTCGCAAAGGCCATGGGGGCGGACTTTGTTAAAGTTGTGGACCCATATGACATAAAGGCAACTGAGAAGGCAATCAAAGAAGCTCTGGCCGTTGACGGCGTAAGCGTTGTCGTTGCCAGACAGCCCTGTGCACTCTACAGGATAGGTCAGATGAGGCGCGCTGGAGAGAAGTGGCCCATCTACCACGTCATCGAGGACAAGTGTACTGGCTGTAAGATATGTATCAACGCCTACGGCTGTCCGGCGATATACTGGGACGCCGAGAAGAAGAAAGCTAAGATAGACCCGACGATGTGCTGGGGCTGCGGTGGTTGTGCTCAAGTGTGTCCGTTTGGAGCCTTCGAGCCCATGGAGGAGGGTGAGTGA
- a CDS encoding indolepyruvate oxidoreductase subunit beta: MREYNIVITGVGGQGILTAANLLGWAALRAGYKVRVGEVHGMSQRFGSVIAYVRFGEDVYGAMVPEGKADVILSFEPVEALRYINYLKKGGLVFTNARPIPPVQVSMGLATYPSLEEMRKIIEEDFGGKFMAFDAEELALKAGNIVTTNVVLIGALTQTPGFPLSAEHVREVIKVSVPPKTIDVNMKAFDLGIKAAKEMLGL; encoded by the coding sequence ATGAGGGAGTATAACATCGTTATCACGGGAGTTGGCGGCCAGGGAATCCTCACGGCAGCAAACCTGTTAGGCTGGGCGGCTTTGAGGGCTGGCTACAAGGTTCGCGTTGGCGAGGTTCACGGAATGAGCCAGCGCTTTGGTTCGGTCATAGCCTACGTCCGCTTTGGCGAAGATGTCTACGGCGCGATGGTTCCAGAGGGAAAGGCTGACGTCATACTCAGCTTTGAGCCGGTTGAGGCTTTACGTTACATTAACTATCTGAAGAAGGGTGGTCTGGTTTTCACCAACGCGAGACCTATTCCACCTGTCCAGGTCTCTATGGGCCTCGCCACTTATCCGAGCTTAGAAGAGATGAGAAAAATCATCGAGGAAGACTTTGGAGGCAAGTTTATGGCCTTCGACGCTGAAGAGCTGGCCCTCAAGGCAGGGAACATCGTTACCACCAACGTCGTCCTCATCGGGGCTTTGACTCAAACGCCCGGCTTTCCACTCTCGGCCGAGCACGTAAGGGAAGTCATAAAGGTCAGCGTTCCGCCGAAGACGATAGACGTGAACATGAAGGCCTTCGACCTAGGAATTAAGGCCGCGAAAGAGATGCTGGGGCTTTGA
- a CDS encoding DUF2357 domain-containing protein, translating into MGCIDGTPLDGWKIFSAKAGCRAFKGKDRIYLIEWTDYYVEGENNSLKTVLINGKPARMLKNGLFVVSFGNFIGLSKLVLLFEGGKTTKVPVEVLSLKVSRMYPELLSSFEGYGIERLSRLQNAFVGTLTGEILRYSSSIPFQLESPTGFSTLESDEPINELFAYHFLRSNGERIVEAFETVLRRMKRKLVVEGEWMRIDEVDEITPETLLSIVQHPKYLAPAGEGVLIADYLNGYTPTRVLGYRKYESFDTPENRFAKYFLNLLIEWSERVLEAFGGERDADIERIQELLGELEFIRSNGLWEDIGEMTFFPYTSQTLLKGDGYRELLELYREFTSHLPFFEELQRAIDNKDIAKLYEYWAFFRLVDELGEILGKKELKIHVLPAGELSEKGNVYAEFDNGWRLYYNKRLTPRRWSYSVTLRPDFSLFNGNPSKKSTELIGVFDAKFKLEVVDEPKEIEKFDEETETAEKTGNYGTWAKLEDVYKMHTYRDALGGRFAVVVYPGKKSLFFDVKEGRVKKYTLDEVLIGELSGVGYLRFVPEVEKCDW; encoded by the coding sequence ATGGGGTGCATTGATGGAACGCCGCTCGATGGTTGGAAAATATTCTCCGCTAAAGCAGGCTGTCGGGCATTTAAAGGGAAAGATAGAATCTATCTAATCGAATGGACGGACTATTATGTCGAAGGGGAGAACAACAGTCTCAAGACAGTTCTAATCAACGGCAAACCCGCGAGAATGCTCAAAAACGGACTCTTTGTTGTATCCTTCGGGAATTTTATTGGCCTTTCTAAATTGGTTCTTCTGTTTGAAGGCGGCAAAACAACAAAAGTTCCCGTTGAGGTTCTTTCGCTCAAAGTTTCAAGGATGTACCCAGAGCTTCTCTCGTCATTTGAAGGCTACGGTATTGAAAGGCTCTCACGCCTCCAGAACGCTTTTGTAGGGACATTAACAGGCGAAATTCTTCGGTATTCGAGTTCCATCCCCTTTCAGCTGGAGTCTCCCACTGGGTTCTCGACCTTGGAAAGCGATGAGCCGATCAACGAACTCTTCGCCTACCACTTCCTTCGCTCGAACGGTGAAAGAATCGTCGAGGCCTTTGAAACCGTACTCCGCAGAATGAAGAGGAAGCTTGTGGTTGAAGGGGAATGGATGAGAATAGACGAAGTGGATGAGATAACCCCTGAGACCCTCCTGTCCATCGTCCAGCACCCAAAATACCTGGCTCCCGCGGGGGAGGGTGTTCTGATAGCGGATTACCTGAACGGCTATACCCCAACTAGGGTCTTGGGATACAGGAAGTACGAGAGCTTCGACACTCCCGAGAATCGGTTTGCCAAGTATTTCCTCAACTTGCTAATTGAGTGGAGCGAGCGCGTTCTTGAGGCATTTGGTGGCGAGAGAGATGCAGACATCGAAAGGATACAGGAACTCCTCGGGGAGCTTGAGTTTATAAGGAGCAATGGACTCTGGGAGGACATTGGCGAGATGACGTTTTTTCCATACACCTCACAAACCCTTCTGAAGGGTGACGGCTACCGTGAACTGCTGGAGCTTTACAGGGAATTCACTTCCCACCTTCCTTTCTTCGAGGAGCTGCAGAGGGCGATAGACAATAAGGACATCGCCAAGCTGTACGAGTACTGGGCCTTCTTCAGGCTCGTTGACGAACTCGGAGAGATTCTTGGAAAGAAAGAGCTCAAAATCCACGTGCTTCCTGCAGGTGAGCTCTCTGAGAAAGGAAATGTTTACGCTGAATTCGACAACGGCTGGAGGCTCTACTACAACAAGCGGCTAACCCCAAGGAGGTGGAGCTACTCTGTGACGCTCAGACCAGACTTCTCGCTCTTTAACGGAAATCCCTCAAAGAAAAGCACGGAACTCATTGGAGTCTTCGATGCAAAGTTCAAGCTTGAGGTGGTGGATGAGCCAAAAGAGATAGAAAAATTCGACGAGGAAACTGAAACCGCAGAAAAAACGGGGAATTATGGGACCTGGGCGAAGCTGGAGGATGTTTACAAAATGCACACGTACCGGGATGCTCTTGGGGGTAGGTTTGCAGTCGTGGTTTATCCCGGGAAGAAAAGTCTATTTTTTGACGTAAAAGAAGGTAGGGTTAAGAAATACACCCTGGATGAAGTTTTGATTGGAGAATTAAGCGGCGTTGGTTATCTGAGGTTTGTTCCGGAGGTGGAAAAATGTGATTGGTGA
- a CDS encoding AAA family ATPase, with protein sequence MEITKPPGKIYTENHVGRFLWSPADGKYWNGRYGKIGLLKVGDIILHDVHGKIVGYSVVAEPPKELTKEKVIELFEKIGIWNEKYKEFAESWFKKSQNGKFYVVKLSDFRELDRPIGYTKVTGLPAPWELQGVYLIDLPPEVLKNLKIAQRGTDTRFVKLDEYFASKGYLYPSHLVSQFYTALKTKGFVILSGLTGTGKTKIAQELAELLDDSGNNFLFLAVRPDWRDSKALLGYYNPLTGEYHKTKLLDFILEAKRDYEQNRENAKPYFVLLDEMNLAHVEYYFADFLSILESGREEEGEYKGFTREAIPLHENEEITKKQGIPKNLRFPPNLYIIGTVNMDETTYAFSPKVLDRAFVVEFHDVDLEDYPPASSHSEEADGIKDALRTVILQDLAGPEGMFLARSKDGINKAVREFKGEHPDYWNILINLNKALEPYDMHFGYRVVDEIALFFNSAKESEEAGIVEFEGDDEIFDLALLMKVLPKFHGNRRRLEKPLKEVLRLCLVKGSGLKVDELRSADIVEMLGDWENQTTNFRFKHTARKVLRMLRQLYEIGFASFS encoded by the coding sequence ATGGAAATAACAAAACCTCCTGGCAAGATCTACACGGAGAACCATGTTGGTCGTTTTCTCTGGTCCCCTGCAGATGGAAAGTATTGGAATGGTCGCTATGGGAAGATTGGCCTCTTGAAGGTGGGCGATATAATTCTCCATGATGTTCATGGAAAGATTGTCGGATATTCAGTCGTAGCAGAGCCCCCTAAAGAACTAACAAAGGAGAAAGTTATAGAACTTTTTGAAAAAATTGGGATCTGGAATGAAAAGTACAAAGAATTTGCAGAAAGCTGGTTCAAAAAGTCTCAAAATGGAAAGTTTTATGTTGTTAAACTTAGTGACTTTAGGGAACTAGATAGACCTATTGGATACACTAAAGTCACAGGTTTACCAGCTCCATGGGAACTTCAAGGGGTGTATCTGATCGACCTACCTCCTGAAGTCCTGAAGAATCTGAAGATAGCCCAGAGAGGCACTGATACAAGGTTTGTTAAGTTGGATGAATATTTTGCCTCAAAAGGTTATCTCTATCCCTCCCATTTAGTTTCCCAGTTCTACACCGCCCTCAAAACTAAGGGCTTTGTTATCCTCTCGGGTCTCACCGGGACCGGGAAGACAAAGATCGCCCAAGAACTCGCGGAACTGCTGGACGATTCAGGGAATAACTTCCTCTTCCTCGCCGTTCGCCCGGACTGGCGCGATTCCAAGGCTTTGCTTGGATACTACAACCCACTAACGGGAGAGTATCATAAGACTAAACTCCTCGACTTCATCCTGGAAGCCAAGAGGGACTACGAGCAAAACCGGGAGAATGCAAAGCCCTACTTCGTCCTCCTAGATGAGATGAACCTCGCCCATGTCGAGTACTACTTTGCAGATTTCCTAAGTATTTTAGAGAGCGGACGAGAGGAGGAAGGCGAGTACAAAGGCTTCACCAGAGAGGCAATACCCCTCCACGAGAATGAGGAGATTACAAAGAAACAGGGAATTCCCAAGAACCTCCGCTTCCCGCCGAACCTCTACATCATAGGAACGGTCAACATGGATGAGACAACTTACGCATTCAGCCCAAAGGTTCTCGACAGGGCCTTCGTTGTGGAGTTCCACGATGTTGATCTTGAAGACTATCCTCCGGCATCGTCCCATAGTGAAGAGGCCGATGGGATTAAAGACGCCCTCAGAACCGTCATTCTACAAGATTTGGCCGGTCCGGAAGGAATGTTCCTCGCTCGCTCAAAGGACGGGATAAACAAAGCTGTAAGAGAATTCAAGGGTGAGCATCCAGACTACTGGAATATCCTGATAAACCTCAACAAAGCCCTCGAACCCTACGACATGCACTTTGGCTACCGTGTCGTCGACGAGATTGCCCTCTTCTTCAATAGCGCAAAGGAAAGCGAGGAGGCGGGCATTGTTGAATTCGAGGGTGATGACGAAATCTTCGACCTAGCTCTCCTGATGAAAGTCCTGCCCAAGTTCCACGGCAACAGGAGGAGGCTTGAGAAGCCCCTGAAGGAAGTGTTGAGGCTCTGCCTCGTGAAGGGCTCAGGCCTCAAAGTTGACGAGCTTAGAAGTGCGGATATCGTTGAAATGCTGGGAGACTGGGAAAACCAGACAACAAACTTCCGCTTCAAACACACCGCCAGGAAAGTCCTTCGCATGCTCAGGCAGCTCTATGAGATAGGCTTTGCGAGCTTCAGCTAA
- a CDS encoding ATP-binding protein, which translates to MLFDLQPKTRREDLYDRENELREFQNAVNLGENLILLLGIRRLGKSSLLNVALAESEMPYAKIDVRSLYFTHGSIPQEILARKILDSLLATVSGRKSLRLKLEKVLSSIRGLRISGLSVEFDRKPDLAEILEKISSWAENENLRAIIAFDEAQYLRLSGIRYDGLIAYAVDNLPGITFVLTGSEVGMLHDFLGLENPKKPLFGRYAREIVLQRFRREESVDFLARGFEEVGIEPGRQEIEEAVERLDGIVGWLTMYGYLRGVRELSHSEAMDELFNMAEKLIWEELSSLIQNSRRYGVILKAVAMGNVRWSTIKEYVEFKLGPVNDAKFSILLKNLLKYGYLEKRGNEYSIPDPVVKEVVKNLQLTLW; encoded by the coding sequence TTGCTGTTCGACCTGCAACCGAAAACCCGGCGTGAGGACTTATACGACAGGGAAAATGAACTGAGGGAGTTTCAGAACGCGGTGAACTTGGGGGAAAATCTGATCCTCCTGCTCGGCATAAGGCGCCTCGGAAAAAGTTCCCTCTTAAATGTTGCCCTCGCAGAATCGGAAATGCCCTATGCAAAAATAGATGTTCGCTCCCTCTACTTCACCCACGGTTCAATACCTCAAGAGATTCTTGCCCGAAAAATCCTTGATTCCCTCCTCGCAACTGTCTCGGGGCGTAAATCACTAAGGCTTAAGCTTGAAAAGGTTTTGAGCTCCATCCGCGGGCTGAGGATTTCAGGCCTGAGCGTGGAGTTCGATAGGAAGCCTGATCTCGCCGAGATCCTGGAAAAGATAAGCTCTTGGGCTGAAAACGAGAACCTAAGGGCAATAATTGCCTTCGATGAGGCCCAGTATCTCAGGCTTTCGGGGATTCGCTACGACGGCCTGATAGCCTACGCGGTGGACAATCTGCCCGGGATAACCTTCGTGCTAACTGGCTCTGAGGTTGGGATGCTCCACGACTTCCTTGGCCTGGAAAATCCTAAAAAACCCCTCTTTGGCAGATACGCGAGGGAGATAGTGCTTCAAAGGTTCAGGCGGGAGGAGAGCGTGGACTTCCTTGCTAGAGGTTTTGAAGAGGTTGGTATTGAACCGGGTAGGCAAGAGATCGAGGAGGCCGTTGAGAGGCTCGACGGTATAGTCGGCTGGCTCACGATGTATGGTTATCTCCGTGGAGTTAGGGAACTTTCCCACTCCGAGGCCATGGATGAGCTCTTCAACATGGCCGAAAAGCTAATCTGGGAGGAGCTTTCATCCCTTATCCAGAACAGCAGGAGGTACGGGGTTATATTGAAGGCAGTCGCCATGGGAAACGTTAGGTGGAGCACCATAAAGGAGTACGTGGAGTTTAAGCTGGGGCCGGTGAACGACGCGAAGTTTTCCATCCTCCTCAAGAATCTCCTCAAGTACGGCTACCTTGAAAAGAGAGGCAACGAGTATTCAATCCCAGATCCGGTCGTTAAGGAAGTCGTGAAGAACCTTCAACTTACCCTCTGGTAG
- a CDS encoding histone deacetylase family protein, with translation MAFSVIYSPVFLEHRPENYHPENPDRLLRAVKALQRLNLWKPVEPVPVPEEELLRVHSKEYVELVREKSQSFSYLDPDTYVSPGTWEASLLAFGASRLAVELALKYGGLHFALVRPPGHHAGKSGRAFNAPTLGFCIFNNSAYAAKVAEELIGKVLVIDFDAHHGNGTQEILWDDENAVHIDLHERDIYPWSGYEHEVGGKGAEGTKINIPMPHYAGDDDFIYAWNEVVLPVLAQFKPELVIVSAGFDGFLGENLTTLRLSELFFAYAGSTLSRYPLAVIFEGGYSVGLDKGLPAFIRGYLSGRIREVPVTPSYEALRTISAIKEVQRQWWGL, from the coding sequence TTGGCCTTCTCCGTTATCTACTCCCCTGTTTTCCTTGAGCACAGACCGGAGAACTATCATCCGGAGAATCCGGACAGGCTGTTGAGGGCAGTAAAAGCTCTCCAGCGGTTGAACCTGTGGAAGCCCGTTGAACCGGTTCCAGTCCCGGAGGAAGAACTCCTAAGGGTTCACTCGAAGGAATACGTGGAGTTAGTGAGGGAGAAGAGTCAATCGTTTTCCTACCTCGACCCTGATACATACGTCTCCCCCGGTACATGGGAGGCCTCCCTCCTTGCCTTCGGTGCTTCCCGCTTGGCGGTTGAGCTGGCCTTGAAGTATGGGGGTCTCCACTTTGCCCTCGTCAGACCACCGGGCCACCACGCCGGAAAATCTGGGAGGGCATTCAACGCACCAACGCTTGGCTTCTGCATCTTCAACAACTCAGCTTACGCCGCTAAAGTTGCCGAAGAGCTCATCGGAAAGGTTCTAGTCATAGATTTCGACGCCCACCACGGCAATGGGACCCAGGAGATACTCTGGGACGATGAAAACGCAGTCCACATAGACCTTCACGAGCGGGACATCTATCCCTGGAGCGGTTACGAGCACGAGGTCGGTGGAAAAGGGGCCGAGGGCACGAAAATAAACATCCCCATGCCCCATTACGCGGGCGATGATGACTTCATTTACGCCTGGAACGAGGTTGTTCTGCCCGTTCTTGCCCAGTTCAAGCCAGAGCTTGTCATCGTATCTGCTGGCTTTGACGGTTTCCTCGGTGAAAACCTGACGACCCTTCGCCTCAGCGAACTCTTCTTCGCCTACGCCGGCTCAACGCTCTCACGCTACCCTCTCGCTGTAATCTTTGAGGGTGGCTACTCTGTCGGTCTTGATAAGGGTCTGCCGGCATTTATCAGGGGCTACTTGTCGGGAAGAATAAGGGAAGTCCCGGTTACGCCTTCATATGAGGCTCTAAGGACGATCTCGGCCATAAAAGAAGTGCAGAGGCAGTGGTGGGGGCTGTAG
- a CDS encoding TATA-box-binding protein — MVDMSNVKLRIENIVASVDLFTELNLEKVIEICPNSKYNPEEFPGIICRFDEPKVALLIFSSGKLVVTGAKSVEDIERAVNKLIQMLKKIGAKFHRAPQIDIQNMVFSGDIGMEFNLDAVALSLPNCEYEPEQFPGVIYRVKEPRAVILLFSSGKIVCSGAKSEHDAWEAVRKLLRELEKYGLIEEEEEW, encoded by the coding sequence TTGGTGGACATGAGCAATGTAAAGCTCAGGATTGAGAACATCGTCGCTTCTGTTGACCTCTTTACGGAGCTAAACCTTGAGAAGGTGATTGAAATCTGCCCCAACTCCAAGTACAACCCCGAGGAATTTCCCGGAATCATCTGTCGCTTCGATGAACCCAAGGTTGCCCTGCTTATCTTCAGCTCCGGGAAGCTTGTCGTTACTGGGGCCAAAAGCGTTGAGGACATAGAGAGGGCCGTTAACAAGCTCATCCAGATGCTCAAGAAGATTGGGGCAAAGTTCCACCGAGCGCCTCAGATTGACATCCAGAACATGGTCTTCAGCGGTGACATCGGGATGGAGTTCAACCTTGACGCGGTTGCGCTGAGCCTTCCGAACTGCGAGTATGAACCCGAGCAGTTTCCGGGAGTTATCTACCGCGTTAAGGAGCCGAGAGCCGTTATACTGCTCTTCTCCTCCGGTAAAATCGTCTGTTCAGGGGCCAAGAGTGAGCACGACGCCTGGGAAGCCGTCAGAAAGCTCCTTCGTGAGCTGGAAAAGTACGGTCTAATCGAGGAAGAGGAGGAGTGGTGA
- a CDS encoding DUF505 family protein → MYLKRRHLEILREMKKTESQAEIEAKLPEEFQIRAIELYILGFAELEGGRIKLTDAGRKLLEISDSLNLEELPDVIADTEILKMLELLEETGKIPESWLEKLKERKLADENGLTKFGRALLQLYRETHPVVYLTPEIASFLRGMPKLGTLDELVTFKNSRLYGDNIVNALQAMRLLLISPPTEKGRAFTTTPAARLALKALSMIPVFARAIVLRKEDFEALKAGRSNAELESMGLSDEKGTTEFGKAMMETYEAMGKVEEKVLPIYLLDDELSVLRAIQEIAKKYETNPDILPTEKEIEKRVEIENLGAVLHLLESKELVERRLVKNKDTYWLTEWGREAIDFGTVSPDAMKAVTYSESGDVPIAEWVIKAQEEGVVKAGVTDKGRFYLRLSRSIKRKPFLTKYDTAILAKTPRKRYIHRDELVELVQNYVGGDEKEIIRAIGEAEAKGFVVELQNGMVKLTELGDKVKTALENAKLQEIVKVKFSVTPTLYNVLRVIYENLETFNRIWKEKGEAKGYKMEEVDVIRKHLSLSDDEIKKALTMLRELGFLGSKSLTEAGRILVEAYL, encoded by the coding sequence ATGTACCTGAAGAGGAGGCACCTTGAGATACTCAGGGAAATGAAGAAAACCGAAAGCCAGGCCGAGATTGAGGCCAAACTGCCGGAGGAGTTCCAGATAAGGGCCATAGAGCTTTACATACTCGGCTTTGCCGAGCTTGAGGGTGGAAGGATTAAGCTCACCGATGCTGGAAGGAAGCTTCTCGAGATTAGCGATTCACTCAACCTCGAGGAATTACCGGACGTTATAGCCGACACCGAGATTCTGAAGATGCTCGAACTCCTTGAGGAGACAGGAAAGATACCCGAAAGCTGGCTTGAAAAGCTCAAGGAGAGAAAGCTCGCAGATGAAAACGGCCTTACGAAGTTTGGAAGGGCCCTCCTCCAGCTCTACCGCGAGACCCACCCGGTTGTCTATTTAACCCCGGAGATAGCCTCGTTCCTGAGGGGAATGCCCAAGCTCGGAACACTCGATGAGCTCGTTACATTCAAGAACTCAAGGCTCTATGGAGACAACATCGTCAACGCCCTCCAAGCCATGCGCCTGCTCCTGATTTCACCGCCAACCGAGAAGGGCAGGGCCTTCACAACGACCCCGGCGGCGAGGCTCGCGCTTAAGGCTCTGAGCATGATTCCGGTTTTCGCCAGGGCGATAGTCCTCAGGAAAGAGGACTTCGAGGCCCTTAAGGCCGGAAGGAGCAATGCCGAGCTTGAGAGTATGGGACTCAGTGACGAGAAGGGAACGACCGAGTTTGGAAAGGCCATGATGGAGACCTACGAGGCAATGGGAAAAGTTGAGGAAAAGGTTCTCCCGATTTACCTGCTCGATGACGAGCTGAGCGTCCTCAGGGCGATTCAGGAGATAGCGAAGAAGTACGAAACCAACCCAGATATTCTGCCCACGGAGAAGGAGATTGAAAAGAGGGTTGAAATCGAGAACCTTGGCGCGGTGCTTCACCTCCTCGAAAGCAAGGAACTCGTCGAGAGAAGACTCGTCAAGAACAAGGACACATACTGGCTTACCGAGTGGGGCAGGGAAGCGATAGACTTCGGAACCGTCAGTCCAGATGCTATGAAGGCGGTAACCTACAGTGAGAGTGGTGACGTCCCAATAGCGGAGTGGGTGATAAAGGCCCAGGAGGAGGGTGTCGTAAAGGCTGGCGTTACGGACAAGGGAAGGTTCTACCTGAGGCTCAGCAGGTCGATTAAGAGAAAGCCATTCCTCACCAAGTACGATACTGCCATACTGGCCAAAACGCCGAGAAAGAGGTACATCCACAGGGATGAGCTCGTTGAGCTCGTTCAGAACTACGTGGGTGGCGACGAGAAGGAAATCATCAGGGCTATAGGAGAGGCCGAAGCTAAAGGCTTCGTCGTCGAGCTCCAGAACGGCATGGTGAAGCTCACGGAGCTCGGGGATAAGGTCAAGACAGCATTAGAGAACGCGAAGCTCCAAGAGATTGTGAAGGTCAAGTTCAGCGTTACACCGACGCTCTACAACGTGCTCAGGGTCATTTACGAGAACTTAGAGACCTTCAACAGAATCTGGAAGGAGAAGGGTGAAGCCAAGGGCTACAAGATGGAGGAAGTTGACGTCATCAGGAAGCACCTCAGCCTAAGCGACGATGAGATAAAGAAGGCCCTAACGATGCTCCGCGAGCTCGGCTTCCTCGGAAGCAAGAGCCTGACTGAAGCTGGTAGGATTCTCGTTGAGGCCTACCTTTGA